The sequence agtgaaacagaacTAACGTTACCAAAATAGTGTTGTTTAAAATCTTCTATGTGTTTTGgagaaatgacaaaattcaTCGAGTGTATTTACGTGTGCAGAGATATGAGGCGGCCGGCCACGAGCCCGGTAAAGACGGAGGGCGAGAGGATACCTGTCGGTCAAGGTCCACCGAGGAGTTGTGTGGACATGAAGTCGGAGAGGACGCAGGACAGTCGAGAGCAGCACAGCACGGTGGAGAAACCCACACTCCTCAGTAAGTCACCGCTCTGATTGTgatttatcacacacacacacacaggcagagaaACTGTCGCCAAGTGTGTTTATTGAAACAAGCTGATGGTGTGTCCTCGTGTTTTACCAGTGGGTCTCGAGAGGGTGAAGACTGAACTCAGGGAAGAAGTCTCAGGACACTCCAGTGTGTCAGGCGTGGAGTCAGACAGTGACTCTCCCGCAGAGGTAAACAATGACATTTCTCTTGGTTGTATTGTCgttgtttatgtatttatccCAACATAAATAATAAGACCGGCGATACCACAATGTGCTGTATTCTTCCTTTATTGAACCTGGTTTTAACTGTTCATGCTGTGATCACTGAAGCGTCCTAGTTCTGACTTTAACATGTACTTTCTCAATGCAGCGTAAAGCGTCATCGTCATCGTcgttgtcctcctcctcctcctcctcctcctcctcctcctcttctgacGAGGATTCGGAAAATTCAGAAAGTTcccaggaggaggaagaggaggaggaagaggaggagaggggctCATCTCAGCAGAAAGGCTCAGGGCACACCATAGAGCTGGACCAGTCTGGCCAGAAACtcaggcacaaacacaaaccactCAAACGGTAAGAAAcacatctgttgattattttctcagttaatcaattagttgtttggtctataaaatgtcagaaaatggtgaaaaatgttgctcGCGGTTACCAAATGTCCGCAACCCaaagatatagatagatagaagagtaaagaaaccaaaaattattcacatttaagaagatgGAACCAGAGAAGTTTaatatttttccttaaaaaaatgactcaaaatgattaattgattattaaaatagttgctgattctgTCGATTAATTGGCTAATTGTTGCATTTctacaaaaatgttgaaaatggtCCATCCCTTAATGCTAAAATATGTATGGAGTGCACTGAGACGTAGTAAATGATCATCCGTGTCCGCTTCCTGCAGAGAACGTCCTACCTCACCCAGCACAGAAGAGGCCATTCAGGGGATGCTGTCTATGGCTGGTCTGCTGTGCTCCTCCAAGCCGGAGAAGGTAGCCTCATCCCAGGAGCTCTGGTGGTCCAGCCCCAGCCAGTGTTCGCCGCTGGAGCAGAGGGAGCAGGTGCAGCACCAGCACCAGCGCCACCTGCAGGGAGAGAAGAGCCCGATGGACAGCCAGGGCAACAGCAGCGAGGCCTGGGACAATCAGGGGCTTCCCAGCCCTCTAAGCCGAAGCCACGCCACCAGTCCAGAGACAGACTACCAGTACTGTGACCCCTCAATGTCTCCACCGCTGCACCCCTCCAAGAGACACGCCCCCAACCCTCCACCCATCAGCAATCAGGCTACAAAAGGTTTGGAAATCTGATAGCAGAATATTGTTGTCTTTGTTAAAGCCCCCCTTCTACTCAAATCCGTCACTTTAATGTTTGATCTTCACTGTGTAGATTGATGCAGGTCAGCGTTTGACACTAGTTTTCACTCTCATCAGCTGACAAGGGGAAAGTTTCTGACTGATGAGTTTGGAGTGAATCATATTCTAGGATGAAAACTTGAAACatcagagcacaaacactgaaaatgaaccTCTCAGATGTTCAGAGACATCTTGtttccagcagttaaactttgcatattcatagatttttatGAGGCAGCTGGAGTAGATTTTTTACAAGTTAATAGGACTTTTTTTCTAGTAAAACCAAATTGgagacaaattattattcaaagcggattatttttatatgtcgTAAagcatgtctggaggggatttttaatataataatagattaggcaaagaaaaacaacagccagCAATCTTATATGGGGAAAAGCAGGATGACTGAAGTGATATGACGTGCAGGAGAAATGGAGGGAAGTTTATATACTTAATGCTTCATTTATAagatgagaaaatgtgtcaaacaggaagttaaaGCAGTATTAATTGcagtaaatattcaaatatgtgGAAAAATAATTTCCAGGCTGCAGACGGCACTGTACGGACACGTCATACAAACAAGCACCTTTTAATGCAGAATTCTAATGCTAATAATTAAAAGCATTAACatgtgttctctttttttttttttttttttgtctttttcaggcAAGCGCCCCAAAAAAGGAATGGCCACAGCCAAGCAGAGACTGGGGAAGATCCTGAAACTGAACAGACACAGTCGCGTCTTTGTGTAACACTCCATAACAACGGAGGCAAAGTGAGAAGTTGGAGTGTATtcttgaagaagaagaagaaaaaaaaacgcgTGTATTTGTTACCAGACACTTTTGTGCTGTATAaatggagaaataaaaaaaaaaaaaaagagagaacacaCTGCCTGGAGACGACCATAAACGAAAGAACcttgacacatttaaaaaaaaaaacaacaacaaaaaaaacacgcTCACTGTGCATGCTTAGGAGACAGGGTATCGGATTCgatttaaaataaagcaagTTCACGACTTCACTACAAGCACActaaagaacaaaacagaaggGAGCTACGGCGGGGAAGAAGCGGAGAAGAGCGAGCATGTTGTGAAGTTTTTCtgctgcagggaaaaaaaaaaaaaaaaaaaaaaggtggactGAAGCTCCTGCGGGCATTTGAATGGACAAAAGGAGAATGCTGGAGGTCtaccaaacaaaaaacaacaaaaaaactgctTGCTTTTCCAGAGGAGACGGCAAGATATCTACCGCTTCTGATGCCAAGACATCTGCATCGTATTTACGAACATTTCCTCTCTTTGCTAGAACGCACCCCTCCCacaaccaccccccccccccccatgcccccccctccctttaCTTGCTTCACGCTATCTGCGACAAACTGAACAAGGATCGGAGGAGGAGCGAGGTGTATCTTGTCTGGATCTCCTAGCAGGGTCTTCTTCTTCAAGCCCCGGGAGGAAGACGAcgagggaggggggggacaCGAGGTGCtaaagaagaaggaggaggaggaggcggcggtGGCGGCGAACTGAAAATTTCAAAATGGTGCTTATTGTTTGTACTTTTTCTCCACTCATGCTTGTCCCCTTCCagccccccccacctcccttcCCCGACTCTCCCTTTATATCTCAATCACACCAGCAATAATGACtttgaggagagagaggaaagagcgagagagaggcaGCACTCTGGTGCGTTCTTCCTTTAACTTAGAAAGGTCCCATTAGATGCATTACAGACTTGCACAattcagtgcaaaaaaaaaaatcaaaaaacactCTCAAATCTGCACTATGTTGTTTGATAAATAGAGAGGAGTTTGTCTTTCCGAGCATTTTTCTCCAAAGGGAAGTAAGTCAAAGTGCTGCCTCTTACTTTGAAATAGGAATTACGAGTCGTTcactcagttaaaaaaaaaaaaaaaaagaaaaaaaaagaagttgagAAATGACTCGCATGATATCCtgcttaatttatttcttgttttatctgtgatgttgattttttttttaatgttatttttatgaattctgaatgatgtatttattaattgaaagagataatgattttattatattttgaccCTGAAACCTTTTCAGCTATTCTGACGGTTTTCCttcaaagggtttttttttcttcttttttttaaaaatctttaacacatactttttttgtaaatgtggaTGTTTTTAGAGTTCATGTGATCATCATCTGTTGAGTAGCAATTTACCTACAAAATCTTTTATTACCTTCTAtcacaaactttttttgtttttgtttttttttccttcccccTCCCACCAGACCCAGTTGAGTAGATCCCGTGTTGATTCTCGTCTGTTCTggtttcctcttctctctgtagCTAGAGGTGTTGGGCTATGTGCGAATAGAGAATAGGTTTAGGTTGTGCATTTTGAACTgagaaaaaatgtcaacttccATTATCTACACCTGAGCAATTGCAACTAGTGCCACTTATCATCtagcagcaaaaacaaaaacaaacaaaaaaaaaaaacaacaaccgaAGTATTCTGAGCCACTGTGGTCGATCCAAAGTAGTCGATGTATTCAGAAATGAACATGGGATgagtgaggtttttttttttttccttttttttttaaaaaaaaaaaaaataccagtgCTGATGTGAGATGCGCGTTTTTTTTGCTCGGGGTGCGCAGTTCTTCACTCTCAGGGAACGATGCCATGGACATAACCTTCGATTAACCACCAGCCACGTCATGGATGCAGACAGTATGTTCTCAGCTCTATAACTCAAGACTTTTAAGATTCACCTTTTTATGCTTTTTGGAGTTGctgaggtttttgtttgtttttcatcgctcaaaaaagaaaagaaaaatcttcaTGGTCGTGGTCTTCAAGTTGTGCTTTTACCAGTCAGTCattgtaccttttttttaaGGCTACTTTTTACAACTTCTGTTAACATGAATTTGGTATTGTCTCCCCCCCACTGCTTCTTAACACCCCCCGATGAGTTGACTAAACAACTAAATGACACCCAGGCTAACTTACGCCATGTAGCTTTAAGACCACTCTTTGAACCGTGTGGGACTTGGAAAGCTTTGCTCAGGTTGACTTGAAGTGCACATGACCTGTGAGTGACTGTGATCAATTACTCAGCCCTGATGAGGTGTTTTCACATAATCCTAACACAAAGAaccaactttaaaaaaaaaaaaaaaaagtgttaatcACATTGCCAGACTGATTTCCCCTTTTCTTACACTACACTTTAACCTTTTGATCTCTTTGCATGTCAAGTCATTGAAAACACACAAGCTGGCCCGCAGGCAGGGTTTGTTATAAGCTGTTAGTTATTCATCCTTCAGGATCTGTcccctttttttgcttttatatgcAGCTCTCTTGGCATCTGTGTTATGTGCGTTGGTTCTTGCAATGGTTTTTCCAGATTTAAATGGCTTATGATTTAAAAAGATACAAACACTGGCTAACTGTGACACTGTTAATGCGTTGCATTTTGTTTCTGCATTTCAAAAATTGCGTGTAAATAAAACTAATGAAATAACACTTGTCTTTTCTGCAAGTTGCTAGAGCCAGATATTAACTGATTACTATGATAATGTTCTTCACATTTAAGTTAATACAAAAGATGACAACAGTTTAACATACTTAAAGATAATTTTATTAGTCTATGTACAACAATGACTTTCAGAATATCCTGAAGATTTCCACAAAGACTTGTCCGGCGGCTTCAATCACTCACGAtctacaaagaaaacaagataatgTTTACGATAAGACGACggatacagaaaatacaaaaggaGAGCTTTCATCTGATTCATTGGAGCGGCACATGTAGACGCCATGCTCGGATGTTTTAATAACTTAttctttacaataaaaagtgAGCAAAAAAACTAACATGAAGTCCCAGAATCAAAGAAATGTCATCTGCACCCACTTATGTATTATCATGTAGAACACCAGCAGTGAGGCCACAGCATTACAAACACAGCTAAGTCTAGCAAGTTGAAACTTcccattaaaaagtaaaaaaaacaaaaaaacaaatcattgctGACAGCCAGAAACCCTTTTACACTCTGCACTGATGTACTACATGTCTTCTGGTGCGTACACACCACCTCCTGGCAAATTTGTCACCATTTTTAAATACCATACATCTGTATCTACATTCTGCAAAtactaaaatgtaaaagttttcaCAAGAGGCAACTCGGGCAAAATACTGGCAAAAATGAATTATCAGTATAATGGTGGATGTGGAACAGACTAGATGTTTGCTGCCAGTTTTACCAATtaagaaatgataaaattatgggtgcaaaattaacttttttgtccaccggCCAAATGGTGAGTGGATgaaattttaccagccactcaatagattaccattgttttttggctggtgagtgaagcagatccaccagcatttggctggtgctaattttgtgtcCTGTATATGTGCAGCAACTTGTACTCTGACCAAAAAGTGCTCATAGGTGTATATGTAGTATAACTTTGGACACAACCAGGAGAACACATGTATATCAATGCAAGGTGTAAAAGAAAACCACGAGCACAGAAAACAGCACACTGTAGATGATCTTTACAGACATTTTGGTACATTacagtaggaaaaacacaggtgtgaataatttattataatttaatcaaTAGTGGTTTTGGTTTCAAGGTCATGGCTTACCGTGACACTTGAATAGACtggagccatcattaatgtaacacctgtgcttttcctgctatgacaacTCAAACTGTGTGCTTTTATAAAACGGCTGTTGTTCAACCGTCCCTCCAATTAAGTGGGTCAATAGagctatttaaaaatgttttagtggAACCAGATtaaaaatttatatttaaaatgataagaatgcaaaaggccctgctctgtttttttatatcaatgtcaaaatgttttttcctccacagacagacagatcaCAGGAGGTAACCATCGGTTTCTAGAAAAGATAATTAATAATCAGTctttgaaaaacccagaaggtcgtttaaaaacacttagtcGTTCTGATGGTATCACCAGAAAGATTGAATAATATTCCATCTGCTGCACGATTTTTCAACCAGTTTCTCAATTTGTGACTCTATTTCCCGCAAGCTGTCacctttgttttgatttggaaACAGAAGCACAACTTGGGAGACagattaaaaatcttttttatctttGAGTGAATGGAAGTCTTTGAGGATCGTGAAACTACCATCAGAACAACGATAAGTGTTTTTACATGACCTTATGTGTTCTTCAAACATTGCTGGTTAATTATCTTTAAGAGAAACCCATGATTACTATGACCCGCATGTATGAGAGCTAATGACTAACTGGGGTTAATAAGAGCTGGTTCCAACCAGTATGATAACATTTGGATTATATATTGTGCCAGTAAACCTCAGTGCACTCAGAGATGACGATACCAGTATTCATGTCAGCAGAGGACACTGCAGAAATCACCTTATTCCTCGTCATCTGCTGGGATTCCAAGCTCCTCGTCTGTCCATTCGGAGGCATCAGGCCATGGGAAGTGACCCTGGAGAAGAAGGAATAATCTTACTACTGCGTTCCCATTCAACACTCTACAATGATCAAGTATATTTCAGTGAAGTTTGGAAAACAATTTCAgttgtacacaaacacatactatAGATATGGAAAGCTAATTTTGGTAACAAGTAAACAATTCTACCAGAAATTACAGCCCAGTGTATAAACAGGAGCCAGGAttcatgcatttaaaaatgaaatagctGACATTGACTGCTGAGAATATGATGGTGAAAACCTACAATTTCCAAAATCATCTTGTAGATTGAGCCACACCTAAACTATCTTTTCTACATCGACCAACCTTTGAGTCATCCTTATTACAAATGAGACTGGATGCTGCATAAAACTCAGTGGTGGAGAGTAACTAAATAGATTTACTCAAGcaatgtatttaagtacaattttgaggagCTGGTAccttacttgagtatttctatttgatgctactttatacttccactccactacatttatttgacagctttagttacttttcaggtgaagatttgacacaatggataatataacaagcttttaaaatacaacacaatgttaaagatgaaaccagtggtttccaacctttttggcttttgacgtgttacaaaaagcagtgtgtagtcggggtcacatttcagatgtctatgagttgttaacagctccaccaaatagtgattttttccctctaaacttctcacatggtttcatttcaatacgtttttaaatgatccaatatttcaccagaaatcaaggattagaggaaaagtccataaactgaaaacagatttgtgtatcagaactttgtttgttcttctttcctctcccattaatcatctcacaacccctcagatttatctggtgaccctttggaggggcccgacccctctgttgggaaccactggactaaactatctaactgtatataaagtagttaaatctatctccacctccagcagctacaacagtaacatgctgcttacacactgatgcttcagtaatactaatctaatgatgtcatatatcataatcatatataataatatatcagtcaaatGAACGAAATTAGTATTTAGTACCTTGTGCTACTAATACTCGTGTATtcttacttaagtaggattttatgcaggacttttacttgtaatggaacATTATGACATTGCTCCATTGGCACTTTTACATAAGTATCTGAGTACTTATCATCCACCACTGATAAAAAGCAATGACTTACCAGCACTGCATCTGGATCATGCCAGCAGTGCCAAAGGATCCAAAACCACATGGCACCACTGATGAGCTCTGACTCAAATTTCTGTTTCTTCGTCAGCTGTGGATATTGCCTGTACTGTGGCTCAATGTGCGGACCACCACTACCACtggaacataaaaaaacaaaacatttaacaaatcAATATTAAGTCAAGATAAGATAATGTAGAATACAGACTAGTATTAAGATGGTCTTAAGAGTTTTGAGAACGAAATTATCTTTAGTTTACAGATGTGTGTTAGCTAAGGTAATAGCTAAGGTGCTAGCTAGCGGGGTTGACGTTACTTACTTTCTGGTCGTTATTCTTTGTGGGCCGCGTTTAAGCATCTGAGCGCCGGTCCGGAGGACTCCCAGCGCCCTTCCGAAAGAAGACATGGTTGTTTACCGGGCACACAACAGTCTTCTTTTGGGCTATTTGTTACGGTTTGTGCAAGTTGTGGCTCAGCTCGTCGAGGAGTCACCTTCTCCCCTTGTCAATAAACGGCCCTGCCAACAACGACTGCTGTGATTGGACATCGAGTGCGGAAGACCACTGCTGTTCCTCTgtgctgattggctgaatgaaaaacacattcatacgTCACAGCGCCCCCTGTTGCTCTGGTGCCCTGTTCTGCAGGTGTTTGAGTGTTCTTTGTGTAGTTTTTTATTgcttcaaatgtaaaaatttaaacatgaaagaaaatgtaaacattcatTGACTAGGTCGGTAAAAATTTAAACATGTCTTGACAAGGTCGGTTACTTTAAATTGGATTGCGTTTTGATTTAAAACACTAACTCACAGACAGTTATTACTGggtcagaaaatgtatttatcaccCAAAAGAGCTAAATATActcatctgagggcagcacaaaCCCAAGACTCTttgaaaaaaaacctctttattttctttttatgtgttgtatgtttttaaagctgtagCACTTcgagtttcactatgaatgaaaagtgtgctacaaattaaatgtattattgttattatttattaatatattggGTCATTTGGGGCATAAAGGGTGAGCACGTGCTATAATATTTGCATAACTTAGCCCATACAttatacacaaatacactcaaACAAATGAAGTATTCTCAATTAGtagttaattacatttttattgaaacaGTTCAATGTGCGATACATTACATaattgactcatttggacagctgaagcttcaaataaacttttaaatacattttgcacaggaggaggactgtgatGGAGGCCAAAGTAAGTAAAGGTGTAAGTAAATCAAGAAGGCATCGTTcaatgttagtctttttagtgccaaagtccctctttatgttactatacttccaccgcagctcaatagggaaacactgtctgaggaatcacagagagggaatttgatgctaaaaagattgtaaatgtgtcagatatccactcgATACaattaactcagactgctaaagcctcatattagcttcagatcaattttaaatgtatttttgcacaaaatgactgtgtggacacactgtagattttggccccatcactaacattgaaagcGTAtttgaagggatcttttaataaccagtatgaacaggaggaatgattacagcggggaaaacctctttcagtgctcatataggcacctgactgttgttttaagacagacttgaaaaattgtgaacctatcctttaacatatcacttcaaaaatataaataaccaacaaattaaaataattaaaaaataattagaaaggaatgaataatcaaaactacaaagcaaataaaaatgtttataaataactcaataaatgtgataatttaCACGGTATGAACTAGAAAACATGTAACCATTATAGTTAAAACAATGAATTCAATATGTTCTACTTGCATAGTCCACTAGATGGGGTCAACAGCTAAACAAAGCTAGTCCTGGGGAGGttactgtttttatgttgtaCATTAGTAGTTTATCCCTTTGACGAATTATGCAGTTATGCGTAAAATCTGGCAGAGGAAATGACGTGATTATATAACTCATACTGATAACTCATAAAAGGGATTTCTTTTGATGGCACTTCGGGGTTCACGTCACATCTACAAGGCAAAAATGTAGACTAACAAATTCAAAAAGATAAGCACATGGatcacatctgttttttttctttccttttttttttttttttttaaaatgtggttGCGAATTAAATAAGGACGTCTCAGGATATAAAACAACAGGAAATAATAACATTGTGCCGAGAGCGCGCACGGCGCCGCCGCCCAACAGTGCTCGACCCGCCGTGcactaaaaaaaatccttcgACGCCATCTTGTTCCCAGTCGTCAACGGTTACCAACTTCGTTTAGGAAAGGAAATATCCTTTTTATCACCCGTTGCAAACAgtctgttttacatttcataaacaaaaagaaacagtcTGGCGTCGACACATCTAGCTTTTGTCCACCAGGAATGCCTTTTTTTATTAAATCGTACACATACTATTGTTACATTGGTACCTAATGGCGCCTGGTCGTCGTTGCTCTCCGGCTGCGCCCCTCTCCCCTCACAGCTCAGAACCCGCCCACAAATACTGGTTGCATGATGTCATCAGAAACCAaccattttcttaaaaaaaaaacgaccaATTATTACTCATTGCCTTTGGATAACTATTAATCTCCCACCATTATTACGCCACAATCTTACACATTACAGGGCTCAGGTCATCTTCAGACCGAAAACGCGATGCATAATGTTATCCTCCccggaaaaaaaataaaaaataaaaaaaaaataacgaCAACCGTTTTAACCGCTGCGTCCTCCACAGCGAACATTTTCCGTTAAGAAGCGGGTGAGTGTGGCTCGATCTGCCCCAACTTTTCACCTCCGTCCTCCCTCTAAGTTTATTTCAAACAACCCCGGCTGCCCGTTAACACACTAACCGTTGCAGCAGCGGTCCCGCTCGAGAGCGCATGCGCGAGGGGATGCGGTTCAGGGTGGGGGAGGGTCAATTAAATGGAAACGATGAGGACATCCTCTCTCTACATGTGATGTCAGAGGGATTTCTACAGACACATTTCTGAAGATATGACAGCAACTGGTTCACCACAACAATAAAGCTGTCGGGAAAAACTgctagaattttttttttcttctccagtGTCAAACGTGTCAGCTTACACCCAGTGATGTGGTTGTTAAATGAATCAAAAGGGTGGTAAAGTGCAATCTCTTAGTTATTATAGGGTATTCTCCACAAAACGAATTGTTTTATAGtagctttaatttaattttaattctcAAAGCTTGAGTGAAATTATACACAGTGAATTTGTTTATACATATTAGACTATATTAACTTAAAACCCCCATAATTTTATACTTGCACATGTGTGATCTTTGATATAACATGGTGCGTCtaacttgtattattattattattattattattattaattgcacactgtatatactggtcatttcattttcttcaatttaaaatttaaacctgcaaCAGCTCTTCTCAcatagaatatattttacatattttttttattgtaaattctttctttctttatattgtttaggattaattaattttgtgtatatttttttgactgttatgcaccacgacaccaaggcaaattcctaaaacctacttggcaataaacctgattctgattttattcattcagtctgatttaattttttgtaAGCCTTAATATCGTGAAGTAATATAGTGAAGTGAGTTTGTGTATCCTCCACCTTTACCCTGATATTTGGACTTCACATTTTAACCACAAGGTCGGTGTGAATTGTGCATTTCTAGACTTTCAGCTACATCAACATAGGCTTTGTTGTGTGTGATTTACCTTAACAATATCCACCTGACTTAcactaatgtacagtgtactATACTATATCATATTAACATCATTGAACAGTGTATACTCTGTAAATAGTATATTACAGTTACGGctatattctatttattttttatattttagttagtctatttagttattgtatatagtctatctatctatctatctatctatctatctatattttTGAAAAGTTCAATAATGTTGTAGCCGTCTGACTATTTTCCTGTATAATCTGTTTCCTTTGTCTGTGATTTAATCTTGTGGTCAGTGTTTCATAGGCTATCCCTTCGCAACATCAGTTCAATATACAAAATGCTGCTCTTGTGTAAGGGGGTTACATAACAGCTTAGTTGCCTCCTACTGTGTTGGGTAGCGGATTTAGGTGCTGCTTTTCAGCCATGCCAGTCATAAAATAAAGGCTTCTGATCCAAAATAGCCACATGATTTTTAAACATAGGTCCATGTCTGTCACAGTGATTCTCATGGCAGTGTTATAAAACAGTAAGGACTGCTGGCCTACATAGGAAGCCTTTTTGGGTGTCAAAttgtcatctgtgtgtgtatttgtggatATACTGTAAAAACCATACATGTCACACATCATAAATACAAAGTATGTAgtaattaaatataatacaaaatgGTTATGTGGCTCCGTAAGGCAAAATAAATAGATACCCTACCCTTTTTCCCCatgtgaggaagaggaggaagcaggGGTGGAAGCAACAATTAGTTTAAACAAAAACTCCTGATAACACATTCCTACAGCTGACTTTACTTTCATAAGATGGTCATTAAGATAGCACGAACATGAATTGCACAATCTGCTACACTGCATAGCCCATTGCACGATTTGTTTGATgtacaattttgaaaaaatcTGGAGGAAAGTAattcttaaaccagcagtctTATGATTACAGAGTTTAAAGCCcagtcaaaaacatgtttttcttccttgttcctacagttggatgtttgagcttcactgtgcagaatgatgaatgtgcagagtttgagacCAGACGGCTgttctcacattcatctgctgaaagtggaaagtttctttgtgctccTCTAGACTCTCATTTTAAGGGGTGGACCTACGAGCattaatttgtgacatcacaaatagtttggaagacAATCCTGgttcaatattcaacttacaaaagtgtga is a genomic window of Thunnus albacares chromosome 23, fThuAlb1.1, whole genome shotgun sequence containing:
- the ndufb2 gene encoding NADH dehydrogenase [ubiquinone] 1 beta subcomplex subunit 2, mitochondrial, producing the protein MSSFGRALGVLRTGAQMLKRGPQRITTRNGSGGPHIEPQYRQYPQLTKKQKFESELISGAMWFWILWHCWHDPDAVLGHFPWPDASEWTDEELGIPADDEE